Genomic DNA from Thermotoga petrophila RKU-1:
TTGAGGGCCTTCTGAGCCAGCAATTTCATCTTTTCTTCTTCTCTCTTTTTTCTCTCTACCCAGGCCCTTATGTACTCTTCGTACATTCTTTCTCCTCTACAAGGCACACCGCGTAAGCCGAAATGCCTCTGCCTTCCCCTTCGAACCCCAGTGTGTTTCCGCTCTTGAACTTCACGTTCACGTGAGGAGTTTTCAACACGCTTTTCAGATTTTCGAGGATTCTGTCTCTGTAGGTCGACAGTCTCACACCGGAGAGAACAACCGTCGAGTCAACGTTTATCACCTTGAACCCTCTTTCCTCTATCATATCCATCGTCTTCTTCAGAAGCTCAAGACTGTTCGCGTCTTTGTACTCCTCCGTCTCCGGAAACCACGTTCCTATGTCGCCAAGACCAGCAGCACCGAGCAGGGCATCTATGATCGCGTGTGAGAGAACATCCCCATCCGAGTGCCCGAGACTTCCCACGGGGGAGTCTATCTCCACACCTGCCAGAACAAGTTTTCTTCCCTCAACGAGTGGATGTCTGTCGTATCCAAAACCGATGAACACGGGATCACTCTCCTTTTCTTTCCCCACCGGAATTCTACCATGGTAGAATTCATCAGGGTGACCACAATGAAAGAAAGTCTCATCAGTTTCATAAGAGAAAAGATAGAAGAGTACAATTACAAAGGAGCGGTCGTCGGTGTGAGCGGTGGGATCGACTCCGCTGTAGTTCTCTCGTTGTGTGTTCAAGCTCTCGGAAAAGATCGGGTGTTTGGTCTCATTCTCCCCGAGCGCGACTCCTCGAAAGACTCGGTGAAAGACGCCGTTGAACTCTGCGAAAGCCTGAACGTTGAGTACAAAATAAAATCCATCACTCCCATCTTGAGAAAAATAGGTGTTTACAGGCTCTTCCCTCCAAAGCTCTTCTTTCCAGAATCGGTGGTGAAAAGATACGTCCTCAACAAATGGAATTCTCTCTCGAAGGATCCCTTCCTGGACGATCTCAGAAACTCCGGCCCCGACGAATTTCTGAAAGGCCTCGCCTATTACAGGATCAAACACAGAATCAGAATGTGTCTTCTCTACTTCGAAGCAGAGAAGAGAGGCTACGCCGTCGTGGGAACAACGAACAGAACAGAGTATCTCACGGGTCTGTACGTGAAGTGGGGTGACGAAGCGGTAGATATAGAACCCATCATGCACCTGTACAAGACGCAGGTTTTTGAACTCGCAAGAGAACTGAACATTCCGGAGAAAATCCAGAAAAAACCACCTTCACCAGATCTCATTCCCGGTGTCACGGACGAAATGGCCTTCGGGATGAGCTACATAGAACTCGACCGCATCCTGATGAAGATCGAAAGAAAAGAAGACCTATCAGATGAGGACCCGGAGAAAGTAGAGAGAGTGAAGAAAATCCTCGAACTTGCAGAAAAGCACCGCCGTGGAATTCCTGTCACATTTGATAAAATATGAACAGAACACACTAAGGAGGGAAAGACGTGGAAGAAAGAGAACTAACACTCGGTGACATTCTTTTGATGTTCAAAAGAAGATCAAAACTCTTCTGGCTCGTTCTTGTTCTGACCGTCCTTGCAACGGGGATTTATCTTCTCTTCGCCACACCAAAATACGAAGCCTCCGCGAAGGTGAAGGTCTCCACACAGAAGGGTATGAGTCTTGGACTCTCCATTGAAGGGCTTCTCGGAGGCCTCTCCAGTCTTCTAGGAGGTGGAGGAGGAAGCCTTGAAGACGAAATACAGATCATGCTCTCTCGAAGAAACATCGTGGCTGTGATAGACGAACTCGATCTCGTTCACAAACTTCTCGACGAGAAAGATATAAAGAAAGCTATGGGAAACGGCCTCACAGAAGACGATTTAAAACTCTCTCTTTACAGTTACATGGTAGAAAAGCTCATAACCGTAGAACCTGTGAAAAATTCGAACATACTGGAAGTTAAATTCACCTGGCGGGATCCAAAACTCGCTGCCGAGGTAGCGAACAAGATCGTAGAAAACTACGTCAAGATCAGTGAAAGCATCGCCAAAACCCAGCTCGGGGCGAAAAAAGAATTTCTTGAAGAGCAAATCCCCAAGGTAGAGCAGGAACTCAGAGAAGCAGAGAACAAACTCAAGGTCTTCAAAGAACAGAACAAAATCTACTCCGTTGAAGCACAGTACCAAACGCTTATAGAACGTTACGCTTCTCTTCTTCAAAAGATGGAAGAATCTCAGATCGCCATGGAAGCAGCACAGAAACAGGCTGAATTCTTCTCAAACGAACTCAAAGATCTCGATGTTGAGATAGAACAGCTCAGAGACAGTATCACGTTCGATCCGATCATCTCCCAGCTCAAGAGCAGACTGATCAACATTCAAATAGAACTCGCAGGGCTCATGGAGCGCTACACCGAATCGAACCCTGCGGTAGTTCAAAAGAAAGCGGAATTCGAAGAAACTCAGAAACAGCTCAAGGCGGAACTCGAAAGACTCCTCACATCTCAGGTGAAAAAGACAGGCTACACCATCTACGGAGAAGCGCTCAGCAATCTCATAAAGGCAGAGTCTGAAAGGATCCTCTACCAGACACAGTACGAAGCCTTCAAAAAGCTCTTTGAAAACTTTGAAAAGGAACTCTCAAAGCTTCCGGAACTCGAACAGAAACTCATCGAGCTCGAAAGAGACTACAAAGTGAAAGAAACGATCTACACCACGCTTCTTCAGGCAAAATACGAGTCGCTCATATCTGAAGCAGCGATCACGGCCAACGTCAACGTCATAGACTGGGCTGTTCCGCCTCTCTCACCCTCGAAGCCGAACAAAAAACTCACCCTCGCGGTCGGAGGAGTGCTCGGAATCTTCCTCGGAATTCTCGCTGTCTTCTTTGCAGAGTTCTCTGACAGAAGGATCAAATCGGAAAGTGAAGCGGAGTACCTCCTCGGTGTAGAAAAGATCGTGGCGAGAGTTCCTCTGACAAGCAAAAGTGAAGTGATAGAAAAAGCCCTCGGAATCCCCGCGGTGAAAGCTGGAAAGGTGGTGTTCATCACCGCCATCGAAGACGGAGCGGGTGTGAGCACCATAGCAAAACACATGGCAAATCTTGTCTCAAAGAAAGAGAAAGTGCTTCTTTTCACCGAAGAAAACGCGGAAGGCTCTTTCGATAAAAGGGACTTGTTCGAACTTCTGAAGGATCCAGAGATCTTAGAGAATCTCAAACAGAGTTACGACAGAATCATCATCGACGCACCCTCACTGAAGAGAACACCGGAGTTCCTCCCGGTATCGGAAAAAAGCGACACTGTCTACATCGTGATCAGACTCGAACACACCTACTCAGAAGACTTGAAAATGCTCCACTCTCTGAAGAAGATAGACGGCTTCATCCTGAACGGCCTGACACGGAGAAACTCAGCGTACGTAGAAGAAAAATGAGGAGGGGAAATCCCCTCCTTTCATTTTTTTCACGGTTGCGATAGCCAGTATCCTAAAAACTCGTCCCACTGTGTGTCGATGGGGAAGGAGAGAGTCATATAGTCGTTCTCATAAGCTCGATAAATATCCAGATTCTCAGGCATAAAGATACTGACAGGAGCGGAAAGAGTTTGTCCGTTTTTTTCACCATAGGAATAAACAACGAACGAGGATGGATCTGGAACCGGTAAAACATCCTTTGTTTCATCCCATTTAACCCACCTGTCTATAAAATCACCGAGATCAACGAGGATAGCTTTACCGCTCGCATCATCGCAACTCTTCACAACTTCGCTGTAGACAGAATTAACCTTGTTCAGATCTGCTTTCAGATCACTGATGAACGAATTCAAATCAGAAACAAAATCTTCCACCTGCGAAGTATCGTACACCGCAAGACTCAGTCCATTCTGACGATAAGAATCGTAAGAAGAATAGTACCATTTGTAACTGTCAACTATCATTTTTGCCACATCGAGCTGTGTACTATCTGGAGTTACCTCACCCAAGAAACTGTAATCCCATCCATCCACTGGTTCGTTGAAGCTGGAAGCCACAATGTACTGAGCTGTGTTTCTGAGTTCGTATATCACCTCCAGAGAACCCATAAGGCACGCATCGAACCCGAGAATGTCGATCTTCTGTCCGGCAAGAACGCTGTTGACCACGTTGTTAAGAGCTGTCCCCAGATCTTTCACTGCTATGGCGCTTCCAGAGGTATCATCGAAGCTGATCGCTTTTGAAGAAACGTAAATCGAATCATATATCCAAGCGCTTCCATGATCCCACATGATCAGCGCCCTGTAAGTTGACGAGAAGTTCTCAAAGACATACTTCAACCAGTACTCGAGGTCTTCGTAAGAACCGCTGTTGAAGTCCACCCCAGTTATTCCCATGATCGCCTTCCAGTTTCCATCATCGTCGAGAACAAGAATTCCGTCGCTCGTACCTCCTCCATCGTAAAACACCACCACGGAGACATTTTCGTTGGAATTTCTCATCTCTTCAAGGTCTTTATCACCGGCTCCCCACAGATTGTTGTCTCCACACATCCACACCACAAAGAGCCACTCAGGAGGGGTGAAATCGAGGGAAAAGCTTTTCATGAGGAAAGGATTCTCTTTCACCTGAACGTAAAGATCGTACTCACCTTCTTTCGGGGAAAAGAACGAAACTTCAGCCCATCCAGAAGAATTCGTTTCCGCCTCATCTTCTTTCACGTAGTAATAACCATTGGAATCTTTAATCTTCCTGTAGAGTTCCACTGTCACACCAGGAACAGGATTTCCGCTCTTATCGAGCACCTGAACATCGATCAGCGCGTACCTTCCCGCTACGTGTTCTCCACTCGTGTTCACCACAAGAGAAGCGGGGGTCTGTAAACTGCTCGTCAAATCAGGTAGCGTACATCCTGCAACAAGAAGGATCATAGATGCCACAAGAAGAAACCACCTCATCTCTTCGCCTCCCTCAAAATTCCCATTTCATGCCGAGTCCCACACTTGCATTCCCTTCAAACAGCTCTAAAGAAAAGAGAAAATTCTTCACACTTCCTCTGATGCTCAAACCGGGCGTCCTCTTTGGTTCTCCCTCTTCCTCCTTCGGATACTCCGAATGCAGCGTGTTCGGTCCTTTCACGAGATAGAAGGCATCCACTCCAACGCTCAGATCGCCGCTGAACAGATCGAGCGAGACGTTGAAGATCCTCGCGTCCGGCCCGAAGGCAAACCCCACTGGATAGTCAACGATCGTTCTGGAGGAAGGAAAGTTCGTGAGGTAGAGAAATCTGTTGTTGAATTTCAAGTAGGGAAGGAACGTGTTGTAGACGAACTTTGTGGCTAAGACGTACTCGACACCCAGAACACCTCTCAAGCCTCCCGCAGAAAACACCTTTCTCGCTCCCACGTTGAACGCGCAGGCTGTGGGTTTCGATTCGTTCTCCGTCGTTCCCACAAGGTCGTCGAGAGCGAACTCTCCGTGGATCTCCCATCCTTTCAGTGGAACGTAAGAGAAGTCGAGCACCGCCATGGAGTTTGTGTAGCCCTCGTTGTAGTTGTTGTGCCAGATCGCGAAGGGACTCGCGGAGAAAAGATCGGGGTACTTTCCACCGATCATTGTGAGCTCTCCCACACCGAACCTGAAGTTCTCAAGAAGATACAGATCGATTCTGTGGGCCACCAAGGTTTTCACCTTCTCGGTGTACGGAGAGAGGGGATCGGCGTTCACCGGCCTGAAAGTGCTCTGTTTTTCCCACTCTTCAGTCGTCAGAACGGGATTTATCGAAACCAGATGGAACGTGTACTGTATCTGCGCCTTCGTCGAGAACGTGAAATGGTTGAAATAAGGACTCACATCAGAGATCGCAACGGGGAACTCGGCGCTTCCCCATCTGAGCTTTGATCTTCCCACGACCACGTAGAAATTCTCATCATCGTAGACACCGTAGGCAGTGTACGGAAAAGTCGAATCGGCACTCGAGAGCTCTTTCCACAGGGGAGGAACGTTGCTGTGAAAATCCATATAAAAGGCGTTGTAGTTGTTCGTGAAGGGAATCTCGGTGTAAAACGAAACCTTTCCCACAACTCCTTCCAGAGAAACGTTCAAAAAGGGAGGGGTGTTTTCGTACAGGTAAAAGTTCTCCCATGGAGGATCCGAGAGAACGAACCAGCCCGTTTTCGTATTTCTCTGGAAATTCCCGAAATAAAAAAACGGTGAGACTTCAAGAGAAATTCTATTCTCCTTCTCACCGGACGGCAGAGGAAGAACGCCGGGAAGTGCTCTTCCTTCAAGAACGTACTCGTAAACCATCTGAGGTGCAAGCTCTGTGATCAGCGGCTCTGAAAACAAAACAGAAGAGAAGACTAAACCAAAAAGAATCCACCACTTTCTCACGATCATCCCCTCACAATTCGATGTTCAGCTCTCTGGTCAGAATCTCTTTCAATCTCGACGGCTCTTCAAGACGAACAGCTCGAAAACCAAGTTCTCTTGCGGCCTCGACGTTTTCCGGTGTGTCGTCTATGAAGAGGCTCTCTTCCGGAGCGATCCCGTATCTTCTGATCAGTTCGAGGTATATCTCTTTCTCCGGCTTCAGATAACCCACGTGAGAGGAAATCACCATGCCGTCGAAGAGCTTGAAGAAATCGTATTTCTTTCTCACCATCTCGAAGTAGATTTTTCCGTAGTTGGAAAGAGCGTAGAGCTTGAAGCTCTTTTTCAGGGCTGGAAGCAGTCTCACGTTCTCTTCGATGGGTCTCAAAAGTTCTGGAACTTCCCTTTCGAGTCTTTCCACGTACTCTTTAAACTCTGGAAGCTCTCTCTTTTTCTTTTCCCACAACTCGTTTTCAGGCAGAACCCCTCTGTCCATCAGCTTCCAGTCCTCGTGTTTGAAGATCTCCTTTTCAAGGACCCTCGCCACTTCCTCCGGGAAGGACTCGAGCAGGTACTCACAGGGTCTCCAGTCGATCAGAACCCCTCCAAGATCGAAAACGATGTTTTTCACCTCAAAAACCAACTTCGAACCTCACCTCCAGGCCGAGACCGTCGAGACTGTTCCACCAGACATCCACGTTTCCTCCGTACTCTCCAAAGAAGGCGTTCAGGGACAACTTCACTGTGTGCTCCTTTGTTAGTTCTCCGATGAGCCATTTCG
This window encodes:
- a CDS encoding HAD family hydrolase, with product MVFEVKNIVFDLGGVLIDWRPCEYLLESFPEEVARVLEKEIFKHEDWKLMDRGVLPENELWEKKKRELPEFKEYVERLEREVPELLRPIEENVRLLPALKKSFKLYALSNYGKIYFEMVRKKYDFFKLFDGMVISSHVGYLKPEKEIYLELIRRYGIAPEESLFIDDTPENVEAARELGFRAVRLEEPSRLKEILTRELNIEL
- a CDS encoding exopolysaccharide transport family protein — protein: MEERELTLGDILLMFKRRSKLFWLVLVLTVLATGIYLLFATPKYEASAKVKVSTQKGMSLGLSIEGLLGGLSSLLGGGGGSLEDEIQIMLSRRNIVAVIDELDLVHKLLDEKDIKKAMGNGLTEDDLKLSLYSYMVEKLITVEPVKNSNILEVKFTWRDPKLAAEVANKIVENYVKISESIAKTQLGAKKEFLEEQIPKVEQELREAENKLKVFKEQNKIYSVEAQYQTLIERYASLLQKMEESQIAMEAAQKQAEFFSNELKDLDVEIEQLRDSITFDPIISQLKSRLINIQIELAGLMERYTESNPAVVQKKAEFEETQKQLKAELERLLTSQVKKTGYTIYGEALSNLIKAESERILYQTQYEAFKKLFENFEKELSKLPELEQKLIELERDYKVKETIYTTLLQAKYESLISEAAITANVNVIDWAVPPLSPSKPNKKLTLAVGGVLGIFLGILAVFFAEFSDRRIKSESEAEYLLGVEKIVARVPLTSKSEVIEKALGIPAVKAGKVVFITAIEDGAGVSTIAKHMANLVSKKEKVLLFTEENAEGSFDKRDLFELLKDPEILENLKQSYDRIIIDAPSLKRTPEFLPVSEKSDTVYIVIRLEHTYSEDLKMLHSLKKIDGFILNGLTRRNSAYVEEK
- the ispF gene encoding 2-C-methyl-D-erythritol 2,4-cyclodiphosphate synthase, whose product is MFIGFGYDRHPLVEGRKLVLAGVEIDSPVGSLGHSDGDVLSHAIIDALLGAAGLGDIGTWFPETEEYKDANSLELLKKTMDMIEERGFKVINVDSTVVLSGVRLSTYRDRILENLKSVLKTPHVNVKFKSGNTLGFEGEGRGISAYAVCLVEEKECTKST
- the nadE gene encoding NAD(+) synthase; its protein translation is MKESLISFIREKIEEYNYKGAVVGVSGGIDSAVVLSLCVQALGKDRVFGLILPERDSSKDSVKDAVELCESLNVEYKIKSITPILRKIGVYRLFPPKLFFPESVVKRYVLNKWNSLSKDPFLDDLRNSGPDEFLKGLAYYRIKHRIRMCLLYFEAEKRGYAVVGTTNRTEYLTGLYVKWGDEAVDIEPIMHLYKTQVFELARELNIPEKIQKKPPSPDLIPGVTDEMAFGMSYIELDRILMKIERKEDLSDEDPEKVERVKKILELAEKHRRGIPVTFDKI
- a CDS encoding clostripain-related cysteine peptidase, with the translated sequence MRWFLLVASMILLVAGCTLPDLTSSLQTPASLVVNTSGEHVAGRYALIDVQVLDKSGNPVPGVTVELYRKIKDSNGYYYVKEDEAETNSSGWAEVSFFSPKEGEYDLYVQVKENPFLMKSFSLDFTPPEWLFVVWMCGDNNLWGAGDKDLEEMRNSNENVSVVVFYDGGGTSDGILVLDDDGNWKAIMGITGVDFNSGSYEDLEYWLKYVFENFSSTYRALIMWDHGSAWIYDSIYVSSKAISFDDTSGSAIAVKDLGTALNNVVNSVLAGQKIDILGFDACLMGSLEVIYELRNTAQYIVASSFNEPVDGWDYSFLGEVTPDSTQLDVAKMIVDSYKWYYSSYDSYRQNGLSLAVYDTSQVEDFVSDLNSFISDLKADLNKVNSVYSEVVKSCDDASGKAILVDLGDFIDRWVKWDETKDVLPVPDPSSFVVYSYGEKNGQTLSAPVSIFMPENLDIYRAYENDYMTLSFPIDTQWDEFLGYWLSQP